The following proteins come from a genomic window of Sulfitobacter indolifex:
- a CDS encoding DUF6902 family protein: MTNIVFLRPDTSDASTRTARLIRAFASERRVRGDVFWLKENAELLGVLASTGCVLNPDALEPLAEFHADCREMLRDFPQYYRFFLSICLDLEDLGLPMTQGIALCEDVARAGLKDAELSDLQRAEARRLLRRRGIGQEVGDGALGARLRDFIARSATFAVPNRKAAYELTHIVYYLSDYGRCDPKLSSEAQLSLQFTGLLAFLDQDMDLLAEVCAALRFAGAHPNPLWEISVTACNRGHQIQADLNAPLQDDAHEWLVTGWAAHIAGGPLHAQHIPEGGLRFYSLPKVQGALRPLAECLSDMGAHRSADWGHMRPHVLSYLGPDSHAILLEAERSGPHFEQFFEGFARARG, translated from the coding sequence ATGACCAACATCGTTTTTCTTAGACCTGACACCAGCGACGCATCAACGCGCACAGCGAGATTGATCCGCGCCTTCGCAAGCGAGCGCCGCGTGCGGGGCGATGTCTTTTGGCTAAAAGAGAACGCAGAATTGCTAGGGGTTCTGGCAAGCACGGGCTGCGTGTTGAACCCCGACGCGCTGGAGCCGCTCGCCGAATTCCATGCAGATTGCCGCGAGATGTTGCGCGATTTCCCACAGTATTACCGTTTTTTTCTGTCGATCTGCCTCGACCTTGAAGACCTTGGTCTGCCAATGACACAGGGTATCGCGCTATGCGAAGATGTTGCCCGCGCGGGCCTAAAGGATGCGGAACTGTCTGATCTGCAACGCGCCGAAGCGCGGCGCCTGCTGCGCCGGCGGGGGATCGGGCAGGAGGTCGGTGACGGGGCGCTTGGGGCGCGGCTGCGCGATTTCATCGCACGCAGCGCCACCTTTGCCGTGCCCAACCGCAAGGCCGCGTATGAGCTGACCCATATTGTCTATTACCTATCCGACTATGGTCGATGCGACCCTAAACTGTCGTCCGAAGCGCAATTAAGTCTACAATTCACCGGGCTGCTAGCTTTCCTAGACCAAGATATGGATCTTCTCGCCGAAGTCTGCGCCGCACTGCGGTTCGCCGGGGCGCACCCCAATCCGCTATGGGAAATATCTGTCACTGCGTGCAATCGCGGCCACCAAATCCAAGCTGATCTGAACGCCCCACTGCAAGATGACGCGCATGAATGGCTGGTCACCGGTTGGGCTGCGCACATTGCAGGCGGCCCGCTGCACGCTCAGCATATCCCCGAAGGTGGGTTGCGGTTTTATTCCCTTCCCAAGGTGCAAGGCGCGCTGCGCCCCTTGGCGGAATGTCTAAGTGATATGGGGGCCCATCGAAGTGCCGATTGGGGACATATGCGACCGCATGTTCTGTCTTATCTCGGGCCCGACAGCCACGCGATCCTTCTAGAGGCCGAACGCTCTGGCCCACATTTTGAGCAGTTCTTTGAAGGGTTTGCCCGGGCGCGCGGATAG
- the xth gene encoding exodeoxyribonuclease III, translated as MKIASFNINGIKARAAALPEWLDEAQPDVVVLQEIKSVDEAFPREMLEERGYNVETHGQKSFNGVAILSKLPLEDVTRGLPGDDEDDQARWIEATVVGDDMALRVCGLYLPNGNPVPGPKYDYKLAWMARLQARAEALLAEETPFLMAGDYNIIPQAEDAAKPDSWREDALFRPESRAAWRRLVNLGLTDAFRARTQGPGHYSFWDYQAGAWNRNNGIRIDHFLLSPTVADRLRDCQIDRDVRGRDKPSDHVPVWVELAI; from the coding sequence ATGAAGATCGCAAGTTTCAACATCAACGGTATCAAGGCCCGCGCGGCGGCGCTTCCAGAGTGGTTGGATGAGGCACAGCCGGACGTTGTGGTGCTGCAAGAGATCAAGTCAGTCGACGAAGCTTTCCCCCGCGAGATGCTTGAAGAGCGCGGCTATAATGTCGAAACTCACGGCCAGAAATCGTTTAACGGCGTGGCGATCTTGTCGAAACTGCCGTTGGAAGACGTAACCCGTGGTCTGCCCGGTGACGATGAGGACGATCAGGCGCGTTGGATCGAGGCGACTGTGGTCGGTGACGATATGGCGCTGCGTGTCTGTGGGCTGTACCTGCCCAATGGCAACCCGGTGCCCGGCCCGAAATATGATTACAAACTGGCTTGGATGGCACGTCTTCAAGCCCGTGCTGAGGCGCTCTTGGCCGAAGAAACACCATTCCTCATGGCGGGCGACTACAATATTATCCCGCAGGCCGAGGACGCCGCCAAACCCGACAGCTGGCGCGAAGACGCGTTGTTTCGCCCTGAGTCCCGCGCGGCTTGGCGGCGGCTGGTGAACCTTGGGCTAACGGATGCTTTCCGCGCGCGGACCCAAGGGCCGGGGCATTATTCGTTTTGGGATTATCAGGCAGGCGCGTGGAACCGAAACAACGGCATTCGCATTGACCATTTCCTGCTGTCACCGACCGTTGCCGACCGCCTACGCGACTGCCAGATTGACCGCGACGTGCGTGGGCGCGACAAACCGTCGGACCATGTGCCGGTCTGGGTTGAACTGGCTATCTAA
- the argS gene encoding arginine--tRNA ligase produces the protein MNLFAEIRHLIIATLEQMVAQDALPATLNFDPITAEPPRDPAHGDMATNAAMVLAKPAGLKPRDIAEALAAQLQNDPRITSAEVAGPGFINLRLAPSVWQNVARQVLSQGTDFGRAILGAGQRVNVEYVSANPTGPLHVGHTRGAVFGDALASLLDFAGYDVTREYYINDGGAQVDVLARSVYLRYLEANGKEVAFPDGTYPGDYLIPLGQALSKMYGDKLVDQPESEWLDDIREFASDAMMNLIREDLASLGVEMDVFYSEKSLYGTGQIEAAIASLEAKGLIYEGVLEPPKGKKPEDWEPREQTLFKSTKHGDDVDRPVKKSDGSWTYFAPDIAYHYDKVSRDFDMLIDVFGADHGGYVKRMKAAVSALSDGHVPLDIKLTQLVKLYKNGEPFKMSKRAGTFVTLRDVVDQVGPDVTRFVMLTRKNDAMLDFDFDKVLEQSRENPVFYVQYAHARVASILRKAQEAGVKVADATLRDADLTKLDHDAELGLLRKLAEWPRLVETAARSNEPHRVAFYLYELASDFHSLYHLGRSEDGLRALQEGDAATSQAKIALSRAVAIVIAAGLGILGVTPAQEMR, from the coding sequence ATGAACCTATTTGCCGAAATTCGCCATCTCATCATTGCGACACTGGAACAGATGGTCGCGCAGGACGCCCTGCCTGCGACCCTGAACTTTGACCCGATCACCGCCGAGCCGCCGCGCGACCCTGCGCATGGCGATATGGCGACCAATGCCGCGATGGTACTGGCCAAACCCGCAGGTCTGAAACCGCGCGACATCGCCGAAGCGCTGGCCGCACAGTTGCAAAATGACCCCCGCATCACCTCTGCCGAAGTGGCCGGTCCGGGCTTTATCAACCTGCGTCTTGCGCCGTCGGTCTGGCAGAATGTGGCGCGGCAAGTGCTCAGCCAAGGCACGGACTTTGGCCGGGCAATCCTTGGCGCGGGTCAGCGGGTGAACGTGGAATATGTTTCGGCCAACCCCACCGGCCCGCTGCACGTTGGCCACACCCGCGGCGCGGTCTTTGGCGATGCACTGGCCAGCCTGCTGGATTTCGCAGGCTACGACGTGACACGCGAATACTATATCAACGACGGCGGCGCGCAGGTCGATGTGCTGGCGCGGTCCGTGTACCTGCGCTACCTCGAAGCCAATGGCAAAGAGGTGGCCTTCCCAGATGGCACATACCCCGGTGACTACCTGATCCCACTGGGGCAAGCGCTGTCTAAGATGTACGGTGACAAGCTGGTCGACCAGCCTGAGAGTGAATGGCTCGACGACATTCGCGAGTTTGCCAGCGATGCGATGATGAACCTGATCCGTGAAGATTTGGCGTCGCTGGGCGTCGAAATGGATGTCTTCTACAGCGAAAAATCCCTCTACGGCACAGGCCAAATCGAGGCGGCGATTGCGTCACTCGAAGCCAAAGGGCTGATCTACGAAGGCGTGCTGGAGCCGCCAAAGGGCAAGAAGCCCGAAGATTGGGAGCCGCGCGAACAGACCCTGTTCAAATCAACCAAGCACGGTGATGACGTGGATCGCCCCGTCAAGAAATCCGACGGGTCGTGGACCTATTTCGCCCCCGACATCGCCTATCACTACGATAAAGTCAGCCGTGACTTTGACATGCTGATCGACGTCTTCGGCGCGGATCATGGCGGCTACGTCAAGCGGATGAAGGCGGCCGTCTCGGCGCTGAGCGACGGTCATGTGCCGCTCGACATCAAGCTGACGCAGCTGGTGAAACTCTATAAGAACGGCGAGCCGTTCAAGATGTCCAAACGGGCAGGGACCTTTGTGACCCTGCGCGATGTGGTCGATCAAGTGGGCCCCGATGTGACCCGTTTCGTCATGCTCACCCGCAAGAACGACGCGATGCTGGACTTTGATTTTGACAAGGTACTGGAGCAAAGCCGCGAAAACCCGGTGTTCTATGTGCAATACGCCCATGCGCGGGTGGCTTCGATCCTGCGCAAGGCCCAAGAGGCCGGGGTTAAGGTTGCCGATGCCACGCTGAGGGATGCGGATCTGACCAAGCTGGACCATGACGCTGAGCTTGGCCTGCTGCGCAAACTGGCCGAATGGCCGCGTCTGGTCGAGACCGCCGCGCGCAGCAATGAACCGCACCGGGTGGCCTTCTACCTCTATGAATTGGCGTCCGATTTCCACAGTCTTTACCACCTTGGCCGCTCCGAAGACGGGCTGCGTGCGTTGCAAGAAGGGGACGCTGCGACATCGCAGGCAAAAATCGCCCTGTCGCGTGCCGTTGCGATTGTAATTGCGGCGGGTCTTGGTATTCTTGGGGTCACACCGGCGCAGGAGATGCGGTAA
- a CDS encoding HesB/IscA family protein has product MNLPPKVTPRAFERLAEIGAAEEGKALRIAVEGGGCSGFQYEIALDAPAEDDLVLEGSGQKVVVDSVSLPFLADAVIDFTEELIGARFTIENPNATAACGCGTSFSM; this is encoded by the coding sequence ATGAACCTGCCCCCCAAAGTCACCCCCCGCGCCTTTGAACGCCTCGCCGAGATCGGGGCCGCCGAGGAAGGCAAGGCCTTGCGCATCGCTGTCGAAGGCGGCGGCTGCTCGGGATTTCAGTACGAAATCGCATTGGACGCGCCTGCCGAGGATGACCTCGTGCTTGAAGGCAGCGGTCAAAAAGTGGTGGTTGATAGTGTGTCGCTGCCGTTTCTGGCGGATGCAGTGATCGATTTCACCGAAGAGCTGATCGGCGCGCGGTTCACGATTGAAAACCCCAACGCTACGGCGGCCTGCGGCTGCGGCACGTCATTTTCGATGTAA
- a CDS encoding Rossmann-fold NAD(P)-binding domain-containing protein: MIQTPVLPESLAGDATFAILSAGQAPGPSVAKRAAKMGAEVVVLDRDPSVLADLMSQSAERVGGLALSGDLVSRFEPLHRNWGATPLHMVLNLMPLDPEDCAQGIDAQIRGLSALVRALGRGLVAGQGSVVTVLSRPSQPLALAGYGMIGAVEGANAALDKVFGPRGLHFHLITVPEGQAGLAADTALYLGSEAGRRLRSGRLDLG, translated from the coding sequence ATGATACAAACCCCCGTTCTGCCGGAAAGTTTGGCCGGTGACGCGACCTTCGCGATCCTTTCGGCAGGCCAAGCCCCCGGCCCATCGGTGGCCAAACGCGCGGCGAAGATGGGGGCTGAGGTCGTGGTGCTGGACCGCGATCCCAGCGTCTTGGCAGACCTCATGAGCCAATCGGCAGAGCGTGTCGGCGGGTTGGCCCTATCCGGCGATCTTGTCAGTCGGTTTGAGCCACTGCACCGAAACTGGGGCGCCACGCCGCTTCATATGGTGCTCAACCTAATGCCGCTTGACCCCGAGGACTGCGCCCAAGGTATTGATGCGCAGATCCGCGGGCTTTCTGCGCTGGTGCGCGCTTTGGGTCGTGGATTGGTGGCCGGGCAGGGGTCTGTTGTAACGGTCCTGTCGCGACCCAGTCAGCCATTGGCTCTCGCTGGTTACGGAATGATCGGCGCCGTTGAAGGAGCCAATGCCGCGCTTGATAAGGTCTTTGGCCCGCGGGGGCTGCATTTTCACTTGATCACTGTGCCCGAAGGGCAGGCCGGACTGGCCGCAGACACCGCGCTTTACCTTGGGTCTGAGGCTGGCCGACGGCTCCGAAGTGGGCGTTTGGACCTCGGCTGA
- a CDS encoding HNH endonuclease produces MDGDFRAEFTRHPAALKHHPALVLNADYRPLSYYPLSLWPWQEAVKAKWLDRVEIVAEYDEVVRSPSTVIRIPSVVVLKDYVKPQKRVAFTRFNLFLRDEFRCQYCGAKGDLTFDHVVPRAAGGVTSWQNVVAACSPCNLRKGSRPLHRTGLALRKPPRQPAAEELRNMGRKFPPGHLHESWMDFLYWDAELEA; encoded by the coding sequence ATGGACGGCGATTTCAGGGCCGAATTCACCCGCCACCCGGCGGCACTCAAACACCACCCCGCGCTGGTGCTCAACGCGGATTACAGACCTTTATCCTATTACCCGCTGTCGCTTTGGCCCTGGCAAGAAGCGGTAAAGGCCAAATGGCTCGACCGGGTCGAGATCGTCGCCGAATATGACGAGGTGGTGCGCAGCCCCTCTACGGTGATTAGGATCCCCTCCGTTGTCGTCCTCAAAGACTATGTCAAACCTCAAAAGCGCGTGGCCTTCACGCGCTTTAATTTATTTCTAAGGGATGAATTTCGCTGCCAATACTGCGGCGCGAAAGGGGATTTGACCTTTGACCATGTGGTGCCGCGCGCCGCCGGTGGGGTGACCAGTTGGCAAAACGTTGTGGCCGCCTGTAGCCCCTGTAACCTGCGCAAAGGGTCGCGGCCCTTGCACCGGACTGGGCTGGCCTTACGCAAACCGCCGCGACAGCCCGCCGCAGAGGAACTGCGCAACATGGGTCGCAAATTTCCGCCCGGGCATCTGCACGAAAGCTGGATGGATTTTCTCTATTGGGATGCCGAGCTTGAAGCCTGA
- a CDS encoding DUF6749 family protein, with protein sequence MTAIFKAAAAPVTAHETDNNLMSLGAGVGLFTTGLNRIGSDMVMGEGTEMFTTGLQQDTGCIAQGGGVGLFTTGLAPAEAQVLTFGA encoded by the coding sequence ATGACCGCGATTTTTAAAGCAGCCGCCGCCCCCGTAACAGCGCATGAGACCGACAACAACCTGATGAGCCTAGGTGCGGGAGTTGGTCTTTTCACCACTGGCCTCAATCGTATTGGCAGCGACATGGTGATGGGCGAGGGGACTGAAATGTTCACCACCGGACTACAGCAAGATACGGGCTGCATCGCGCAGGGCGGAGGGGTTGGCCTCTTCACGACGGGGCTTGCTCCAGCCGAGGCGCAAGTGCTGACCTTTGGTGCCTGA
- a CDS encoding deoxyguanosinetriphosphate triphosphohydrolase: MRAEFASDPDTAKGRLVPEEESTFRSCYQRDRDRIIHASAFRRLKHKTQVFVEHEGDYFRTRLTHSIEVAQVARTIAGALRLNGELTEAVALAHDLGHTPFGHTGEDALHKLMAPYGGFDHNAQAIKIVTTLERHYAEFDGLNLTWDTLEGIAKHNGPVTGEVPHALADYNARHDLELHTHASAEAQVAALSDDIAYNNHDLHDGLRAGLFTEDEIAKLPMVGAAYAEVDRLYPDTDSYRRRHEALRRVFGVMVGDVIETSAKLLKESGATSADDIRYLGRPVIRFSDPVWQDLREIRKFLFTRMYRAPSVMENREKVTKVVEDLFPLFLSQPNLLPRHWATAIEAAENETTLARMVSDYIAGMTDRFALQEHARLFGSDLRSFR, from the coding sequence ATGCGCGCAGAATTCGCCTCGGATCCGGACACCGCCAAGGGACGGTTGGTGCCGGAGGAGGAAAGCACGTTTCGCTCCTGCTATCAGCGGGACCGGGACCGGATCATCCACGCCTCCGCCTTCCGGCGGCTCAAACACAAGACTCAGGTATTTGTGGAGCATGAGGGCGATTATTTCCGCACCCGTCTGACCCATTCGATCGAGGTGGCCCAAGTGGCGCGCACCATCGCGGGCGCGCTGCGTTTGAACGGGGAGCTGACCGAGGCCGTGGCGCTGGCGCATGATCTGGGCCACACGCCCTTTGGCCACACCGGAGAGGACGCGCTGCATAAATTGATGGCGCCCTACGGCGGGTTTGATCACAACGCGCAGGCGATCAAGATCGTCACCACGCTGGAGCGGCACTATGCCGAATTCGATGGGCTAAACCTGACGTGGGACACGCTTGAGGGCATTGCCAAACACAATGGGCCCGTCACCGGAGAGGTGCCCCACGCGCTGGCGGATTATAACGCGCGGCATGATCTGGAACTGCACACCCACGCCAGCGCCGAGGCGCAGGTCGCTGCGCTTTCGGATGACATTGCCTATAACAACCACGACCTACACGATGGACTGCGCGCGGGGCTGTTCACCGAAGACGAGATTGCAAAACTCCCCATGGTGGGCGCGGCCTATGCGGAAGTCGACAGGCTTTACCCCGACACGGACAGCTACCGCCGCCGCCATGAGGCGCTACGTCGGGTCTTTGGCGTGATGGTCGGCGATGTAATCGAAACCTCGGCCAAGCTGCTCAAAGAATCGGGCGCGACATCCGCTGATGATATCCGTTATCTGGGCCGCCCGGTGATCCGTTTCTCCGATCCCGTTTGGCAGGATCTGCGCGAAATTCGAAAGTTCCTTTTTACGCGGATGTACCGCGCGCCATCGGTGATGGAGAACCGCGAGAAGGTGACCAAAGTGGTCGAAGACCTGTTCCCGTTGTTCTTGTCTCAGCCAAACCTTTTGCCCCGCCATTGGGCAACGGCGATTGAAGCCGCAGAAAATGAAACCACGCTGGCGCGGATGGTCTCGGACTACATCGCAGGCATGACGGACCGTTTTGCGTTGCAAGAACACGCCCGTCTTTTTGGCAGTGACTTGCGCAGCTTCCGCTAA